One part of the Glycine max cultivar Williams 82 chromosome 14, Glycine_max_v4.0, whole genome shotgun sequence genome encodes these proteins:
- the LOC100797495 gene encoding probable xyloglucan glycosyltransferase 5 yields the protein MAPSFDFSNRWMKETQKGTPVVVTMENPTFSVVEINGADAAFRPVEKTRGKNAKQVTWFLFLKAYHAIGCVTWFATVLWSLMGAIRKRLIDREGVTLESEKMEKGKVLFTVIKVFLVSSLVVLVFEVVVYLQGWHFGNPSVHIPRAADLEGLMHLVYVAWLRFRGEYIAPPMQALSKFCIVLFLIQSVDRMVLCFGCFWIKYKRIKPKIDGDALKVDDIEGSACSHPMVLVQIPMCNEREVYEQSISAVCQIDWPRDRLLIQVLDDSDDESIQWLIKTEVRKWSQKGINIIYRYRLVRTGYKAGNLKSAMSCDYVKDYEFVAIFDADFQPHPDFLKQTVPYFKDNPELGLVQARWAFVNKDENLLTRLQNINLCFHFEVEQQVNGAFLNFFGFNGTAGVWRIKALEESGGWLERTTVEDMDIAVRAHLNGWKFIFVNDVKVLCEVPESYEAYRKQQHRWHSGPMQLFRLCLPAILRSKISPWKKGNLILLFFLLRKLILPFYSFTLFCIILPLTMFVPEAELPLWVICYIPVFMSFLNILPAPKYFPFLVPYLLFENTMSVTKFNAMISGLFQLGSSYEWIVTKKAGRSSESDLVAAAEREVKSIMEQQKIHRGASDSVLVESNQCKEHKETNGTPVKKANKIYKKELTLALLLLTASVRSLLSAQGVHFYYLLFQGVTFLLVGLDLIGQQMS from the exons ATGGCTCCAAGCTTTGATTTTTCCAATAGGTGGATGAAGGAGACCCAGAAGGGTACCCCAGTTGTGGTGACAATGGAGAACCCCACTTTCTCGGTTGTGGAGATTAATGGTGCTGATGCTGCATTCAGGCCAGTGGAGAAGACCCGCGGCAAGAATGCTAAGCAAGTCACATGGTTCTTGTTTCTCAAGGCTTACCATGCTATTGGTTGTGTAACTTGGTTTGCCACAGTTTTGTGGTCTTTGATGGGAGCTATAAGGAAGAGGTTGATTGATAGGGAGGGTGTGACCTTGGAGAGTGAGAAAATGGAAAAGGGGAAGGTGCTGTTTACGGTCATCAAGGTGTTCCTTGTGAGTTCTTTGGTGGTTCTGGTGTTTGAGGTGGTGGTTTATTTGCAAGGTTGGCATTTTGGGAATCCCAGTGTGCACATTCCTCGTGCCGCAGATTTGGAAGGCTTGATGCACTTGGTTTATGTTGCGTGGCTGAGGTTTCGTGGCGAGTACATTGCTCCACCAATGCAGGCACTTTCAAAGTTTTGTATTGTTCTGTTTCTTATACAGTCAGTGGACCGTATGGTGCTTTGCTTTGGGTGCTTTTGGATAAAGTACAAGCGGATTAAGCCTAAGATTGATGGGGATGCCCTCAAGGTTGATGATATTGAAGGATCTGCGTGTAGCCATCCAATGGTTCTGGTTCAGATTCCCATGTGTAACGAGAGGGAG GTGTATGAGCAGTCTATTTCTGCAGTATGCCAAATTGATTGGCCAAGGGACCGTTTACTCATTCAAGTACttgatgattctgatgatgagaGCATACAGTGGTTAATTAAGACTGAGGTCAGAAAATGGAGCCAAAAGGGAATCAACATAATCTACAGGTATCGCTTAGTCCGGACTGGATATAAAGCAGGGAATCTCAAGTCTGCAATGAGCTGTGACTATGTGAAAGACTATGAGTTTGTTGCAATTTTTGACGCAGATTTCCAACCACATCCTGATTTTCTTAAGCAAACTGTGCCGTATTTCAAG GACAATCCCGAATTAGGTCTTGTCCAAGCTAGATGGGCTTTTGTGAACAAGGATGAGAACTTGTTGACACGTCTCCAGAACATTAACTTATGCTTCCATTTTGAAGTAGAACAGCAGGTCAATGGGGCATTTCTCAACTTTTTTGGATTTAATGGAACTGCTGGTGTTTGGAGAATCAAGGCCCTGGAAGAGTCCGGTGGCTGGCTTGAGAGGACAACCGTAGAAGATATGGATATTGCCGTCCGAGCTCATCTCAATGGCTGGAAATTTATCTTTGTAAATGATGTAAAG gTACTTTGTGAAGTTCCAGAGTCCTATGAAGCTTATAGGAAGCAGCAGCACCGGTGGCACTCGGGTCCAATGCAACTTTTCAGATTGTGTCTTCCAGCAATTTTGAGATCTAAG ATATCACCATGGAAGAAAGGGAATTTAATACTGCTATTCTTTCTGTTGAGAAAACTCATTCTTCCCTTTTACTCCTTCACCTTATTTTGCATAATTCTTCCTTTAACTATGTTTGTCCCAGAGGCCGAGCTTCCTCTATGGGTGATCTGCTATATACCTGTATTTATGTCATTCCTCAACATTCTTCCTGCCCcgaaatattttccttttctagTTCCATACCTTCTTTTTGAAAACACCATGTCTGTCACCAAATTCAATGCCATGATCTCTGGACTCTTCCAATTAGGTAGTTCTTATGAATGGATTGTCACAAAGAAGGCTGGCAGGTCATCAGAGTCTGATTTGGTGGCGGCTGCAGAAAGGGAAGTCAAGTCAATAATGGAACAACAAAAGATCCATAGAGGAGCTTCTGACAGTGTACTTGTTGAGTCTAACCAATGTAAGGAACATAAAGAAACAAATGGAACACCTGTTAAGAAagctaacaaaatatataagaaagagTTGACTTTGGCATTGCTCCTTCTCACAGCTTCTGTCAGGAGTTTGTTGTCTGCACAAGGAGTTCACTTTTACTATCTTCTTTTCCAAGGAGTGACTTTCCTCCTTGTTGGTCTTGATCTGATTGGGCAGCAGATGAGCTAG